Proteins encoded in a region of the Ornithodoros turicata isolate Travis chromosome 3, ASM3712646v1, whole genome shotgun sequence genome:
- the LOC135387943 gene encoding protein Wnt-7b-like isoform X2: MPAGFQRRRRTTELLRVAVAVLGVLHCFSIPWCVSGITAGLICQRLPGLTSAQRRICGSRPDAIVAIGEGARLGLAECRRQFRHKRWNCSLTGATEGGFGHVFALGSREAAFVYAISSAAMTYSVARACWRGNLSGCGCDRSRESTSNALGPLSGSVDGNEYDDAWKWGGCSADVKHSTRLARKFLDAREIEGDDRSLMNLHNNRAGRKAVKFTLLTECKCHGVSGSCTMKTCWKTLPAFSQVGNYVMQRYHKAKRVAPYYGPHRPPPGPTPRPLYLRLRTTRLHPLPKAIGGRSTSTSRRNPNALMPSGNPSQPKRPKVRDLVYLHGSPNYCEPDQAKGSPGTAGRSCNRTSTGTDGCDIMCCGRGYNTHQYTRTWQCNCKFHWCCFVNCDTCSERTEEYTCK; encoded by the exons TATCCCGTGGTGTGTTTCTGGAATCACTGCGGGTCTCATCTGCCAAAGGCTACCTGGTCTGACGTCGGCACAGCGCCGTATCTGCGGTTCACGTCCAGACGCCATCGTAGCCATCGGCGAGGGCGCACGGCTTGGGTTAGCAGAGTGCCGCCGCCAATTTAGGCACAAACGCTGGAACTGCTCCCTCACCGGTGCCACAGAAGGGGGCTTCGGACACGTCTTCGCTCTCG GCAGCCGGGAAGCAGCCTTCGTCTACGCCATCAGCTCAGCTGCCATGACGTACTCTGTGGCCCGAGCCTGCTGGAGAGGTAACCTCAGCGGGTGCGGGTGCGACCGTTCTCGCGAAAGCACCTCCAACGCCCTGGGGCCCCTCAGCGGCAGCGTGGACGGCAACGAATACGACGACGCCTGGAAGTGGGGCGGATGCAGCGCGGACGTCAAGCACAGCACGCGTCTAGCAAGAAAATTTCTGGATGCCAGAGAGATCGAAGGGGACGACAGGTCTCTCATGAATTTGCACAACAACAGAGCAGGCAGAAAG GCAGTCAAGTTCACCTTGCTGACCGAATGCAAGTGCCACGGTGTATCTGGTTCCTGCACCATGAAGACCTGTTGGAAGACGTTGCCAGCTTTCTCCCAAGTGGGGAACTACGTTATGCAACGTTACCACAAGGCAAAACGCGTGGCGCCTTACTATGGCCCTCACAGGCCTCCACCGGGTCCCACACCCAGGCCATTGTACCTTAGGTTACGGACCACGAGGTTACATCCTTTACCAAAAGCTATCGGTGGAAGGT CTACCTCTACAAGCCGGAGAAACCCAAACGCCTTGATGCCAAGCGGAAACCCTTCACAGCCGAAGCGGCCCAAAGTGCGTGACCTCGTGTACCTCCACGGGTCGCCCAACTACTGCGAACCCGACCAGGCCAAAGGGTCGCCTGGTACCGCGGGGCGTTCCTGCAACCGTACCTCGACCGGTACGGATGGCTGTGACATTATGTGCTGTGGCCGCGGTTATAACACACACCAGTACACGCGGACGTGGCAGTGCAATTGCAAATTCCACTGGTGCTGCTTTGTCAACTGCGACACCTGCAGTGAACGCACGGAGGAGTACACTTGCAAGTGA